The following are encoded in a window of Impatiens glandulifera chromosome 5, dImpGla2.1, whole genome shotgun sequence genomic DNA:
- the LOC124938973 gene encoding uncharacterized protein LOC124938973 produces the protein MSKDDSFKRPGSIPFKWEIRPGVPKTQLHRYDSPSRNLHRSLINHHHHQQALLQPTTTTTTTVDLLSCPNTPPARFETLSPVWNRSIKSAPQTPFRRSKSRSVEPNTIVRLQPEIVGTGCLSRDYYYKKREKRNQKKRSSDSDCSSCDIESVSRLSSESSRRSVSPLSSSEFSSHWSSSPREIRVRDSDWAGFGLF, from the coding sequence ATGTCGAAAGATGATTCCTTCAAAAGACCCGGTTCAATTCCATTCAAATGGGAGATCCGACCCGGTGTTCCCAAAACCCAACTCCACCGTTACGATTCCCCTTCCCGCAATCTCCACCGTTCGTTGATCAATCATCACCACCATCAACAAGCACTGTTACAACCCactaccaccaccaccaccaccgtcGATCTTCTTTCATGTCCAAACACTCCACCGGCGAGATTCGAAACCCTAAGTCCCGTTTGGAATCGATCTATCAAATCGGCACCACAGACACCATTTAGGAGGAGTAAAAGCCGATCTGTTGAACCGAATACAATTGTCCGACTCCAACCGGAGATTGTCGGAACCGGATGTTTGAGTagagattattattataagaagagagaaaagagaaatcAGAAGAAGCGTTCGTCGGATTCTGATTGCAGCAGTTGTGATATTGAGAGTGTGTCCAGATTGTCGTCGGAATCTAGTCGGAGATCCGTTTCGCCATTGTCGTCGTCGGAGTTTTCGTCACATTGGTCGTCGTCTCCACGGGAGATTAGGGTTAGAGATTCTGATTGGGCAGGATTTGGACTCTTTTAG